The sequence aatcatatagtgttttaagtttttcatatatatctTGGTCTATTTTATCAACATATATCTCGCAATCATCTGAATTTGGAACACAatcaaaaaattcttttaccAGCCCACTATTTTTACCTACATTTTCCGATAACATTTCACGATAAATCcaataaatcatatatatacaaaatggatatattacatttttgggatttttttttttatctgttACATGATACCCAGAATTAGCAcaaaatttaagaaattttTGATCGTCATCATGATCAACTCTTAATTTCTGAACTCTAAAATCGTCACACTGCCCTCTATATATCTCATGCGAATCTCCAATACTACtagaaattatatttttgaattcAAGAAATTCTTTGACGTAATCAAACtaaaaatgtgagaaaagtattttcaataaaataagattattaaaatatttatatataatataatatcaataatgaaaaaatatattaacaatgtatcatatataattcttaatatttaaaacaCGTATTTACTATTGAGTCCCCCATTTGTcattacaatatatattacaaattcAGCATTATCTATAGGAATTCAACATGTCCTGATAAGAACATTCGATTAATTTGATAATAAAATGCAATATAGTTGtcacatatataaaattttttaacaagcAGTAGGTAAAAATACAGATTTTCTACTGTTAGTGTTCTATGGTAAATTCTTATGATTACATAATAGTACTTCTATAAATGTATCTAAAATAAGTTACTATAAagatgaaacaaaaaaaattaatacatgTTAACATACTTACCGTAGCATACAATTATACCATTGGCTAAAACGTCCTTtggatatatttaaatttatataataattatacaaaaattcTAAAGAATATATCTAAATTGTTTCTTCccaaacaaataaataataaaaatcacgcaatatttttttttaagcataatattcatttaagtaatatatataa is a genomic window of Plasmodium vivax scf_7144 genomic scaffold, whole genome shotgun sequence containing:
- a CDS encoding variable surface protein Vir1/9, putative (encoded by transcript PVX_105710A) — encoded protein: MGDSIFDYVKEFLEFKNIISSSIGDSHEIYRGQCDDFRVQKLRVDHDDDQKFLKFCANSGYHVTDKKKNPKNVIYPFCIYMIYWIYREMLSENVGKNSGLVKEFFDCVPNSDDCEIYVDKIDQDIYEKLKTLYDLYTNFNKFKTESLRTVAATCENGPKCVALYNEHAEKCNKNYNKDFCVKLIDFKKEYEEHMEKLTNCESMPRYLPSIGSNIATSIATPVVSMSLISFVAFISYKVSNDFIQN